The Burkholderia ambifaria AMMD genome contains the following window.
CCGACCGGATTCGAATGCGGCGTGCTGAACGGCAAGGTGCAGCCGGGTTGCTCGGTCGCGATCGTCGGCGCGGGGCCGATCGGGCTGGCGGCGTTGCTGACTGCGCAGTTCTACTCGCCCGCGCGGATCATCATGATCGACCCGGACAGCAACCGGCTCGAGATCGCACGGCAGTTCGGCGCGACCGACTGCTTCGATGGCCGCGGCGGCGACCCGGTGGCGGAGGTGATGAAGCTGACCGACGGCGTCGGCGTGGATTGCGCGATCGAAGCGGTCGGCATTCCGGCGACGTTCGAGATGTGCACGTCGCTCGTGGCGCCGGGCGGCGTGGTCGCGAACGTCGGCGTACATGGCGTCAAGGCGGACCTGCACCTCGAGCAGCTGTGGGATCGCAACATCTCGATCACGACGCGGCTCGTCGACACCGTCAGCACGCCGATGCTGCTGAAGACCGTGCGCGCCGGGCGGCTGGATCCAAAGCGCCTGATCACGCACCGGTTCTCGCTCGACGACGTCGAGCGGGCGTACGACACGTTCCAGCGCGCCGCGCAAACCAACGCGTTGAAGGTGATCATCGAAGTGAGCTGATTGGCGGGCGGGGCGTGACAGGCACCGGGCGGGCGGGTGCTTTCGCGCCAAGCGCGGCCGGCATCGCCGCTTGATACGACCGCGTCGCTATCGCGCCCTCGACGCCGGATTCAGCTGCGCGACGAATGCGACGATGCCTGAAACCAGCGTGACGATTGCGTACGGGACGATACGCTCGTCGACCAGCATCGCGTGGACGACACCCAGCAGCGATGCGAGTGCGATGAACACGCAGGCCGTCGCAAGCGCGCTTCGGTATTGCGGTCGGATCATGATGTTCTCCCGGGAAGGCGGCCGCCGGTGACACGGCTTGCCGCAAGCGAAGGTGCCGCCGCTTGCGCAGGACATGGCGTCATGATCGCGTGCCGCGCTTCTGCACGGTTGATCTGTATCAACGGACAAATCCTGATCGCGCCCCCGATGCTCCGTGCGCCGGTCGCCCCGCCGGCGGAAGTCTGCGCGCGGCGGAGCCGACCGCCCGGAAGCCCATTCCGAAGCCCGAGTTGAAAAGGGCGCCCCGGTGCGGCGACAACGCACCCGCGCCGCCGTCCGATTCGGGTAAAGTGCCGCTGAACTTGCCGGCTCGACGTCACTAGACGACCGGTCTAATCGTTGCTAAGATACGCCATCATGAATGCATCTTCAGGCGCGGAAGTCCGCCATCACATCCTGAATACCGCGAAGCCGATCATGCTCCAGAAGGGGTTCTCGGCGGTCGGTCTGAACGAGATTCTCGCCGCGGCGGGCATCCCGAAGGGCTCGTTCTACCATTACTTCGGCTCGAAGGAAGCATTCGGCGAGGCGCTGCTCGAGTCGTATTTCGAAGGCTATCTCGCGTATCTCGACAACCTGTTCAAGCATCAGGCCGGCACGGGCGCGCAGCGCCTGATGATGTACTGGAACAACTGGCTGCAGATGCAGTGCGCGGACGATCCGGAAGGCAAGTGCCTCGCGGTCAAGCTGGGTGCGGAGGTGTCCGACTTGTCGGAGCCGATGCGCGCGGTGCTGCGGCGCGGCACGAGCCAGATCATCGAGCGGCTCGCGGGCGGGATCGAGGCCGGGCTGGCCGACGGTTCGCTGCGCGGCGTCGACGATCCCGCGCATACGGCCGCGATCCTGTACGAGCTTTGGCTTGGCGCAACGCTGCTGGAGAAGATCCACCGCAACCGCCAGCCGCTCGAGCGCGCGATGCTCGAAACCCGACGGATGCTGAACCTGCCGCCCGTCGAGCCAGACGGAGCGCAGTCATAACCCGGGCGCGCACAGGCGCGCCTTGTTTTTCCGTGTGGACTAGACGACTGGTCTACTCATGCGGGAATCCGATTGCTTGACCCGCCAGGCCGCGGCTGCGCCGGCTGATTCGCCGGCACGGCCGCGGCCTCGCGCATCACGGTTGTCGAACGTTGATCCGATCGTGCCCGTGGCACGTCCATTCCTGTTGACGGAGGTTCCCATGCCGCAAACCAAGACAGCAAACCGCAGAATCGTCCTGAACGCGCGTCCGGTCGGCGCACCCACCCCGAACGACTTTCGCACCGAGACCGCCGACGTGCCGGTGCCCCGCGCCGGACAGGTGCTGTTGCGCACGGTCTGGCTGTCGCTCGATCCGTACATGCGCGGGCGCATGAGCGACGCGCCGTCGTATGCGCCGCCGGTCGAACTCGGCGACGTGATGGTCGGCGGCACGGTCAGCCGCGTCGTCGCATCGAACCTGCCCGCGTATCGCGAAGGCGACCTGGTCGTCGCGGGCGCGGGCTGGCAGGACTACGCGTTGTCCGACGGCAGCGATCTCATTGCGCTCGGCCGCGACTTCGCGCATCCGTCGTATGCACTCGGCGTGCTCGGCATGCCGGGGTTCACCGCGTACACCGGATTGCTGAAGATCGGCGAGCCGAAGGCCGGAGAAACCGT
Protein-coding sequences here:
- a CDS encoding zinc-dependent alcohol dehydrogenase family protein; translation: MKALVYHGPGRKALEQRPKPELQSPTDAIVRVTRTTICGTDLRILKGDVPTCEPGRILGHEGVGIVEQVGVAVDSLKPGDHVLISCISSCGRCEYCRRGLYSHCTTGGWILGHRIDGTQAEYVRIPHASTSLYRIPPGVDEDALVMLSDILPTGFECGVLNGKVQPGCSVAIVGAGPIGLAALLTAQFYSPARIIMIDPDSNRLEIARQFGATDCFDGRGGDPVAEVMKLTDGVGVDCAIEAVGIPATFEMCTSLVAPGGVVANVGVHGVKADLHLEQLWDRNISITTRLVDTVSTPMLLKTVRAGRLDPKRLITHRFSLDDVERAYDTFQRAAQTNALKVIIEVS
- a CDS encoding DUF2964 family protein, with protein sequence MIRPQYRSALATACVFIALASLLGVVHAMLVDERIVPYAIVTLVSGIVAFVAQLNPASRAR
- a CDS encoding TetR/AcrR family transcriptional regulator; protein product: MNASSGAEVRHHILNTAKPIMLQKGFSAVGLNEILAAAGIPKGSFYHYFGSKEAFGEALLESYFEGYLAYLDNLFKHQAGTGAQRLMMYWNNWLQMQCADDPEGKCLAVKLGAEVSDLSEPMRAVLRRGTSQIIERLAGGIEAGLADGSLRGVDDPAHTAAILYELWLGATLLEKIHRNRQPLERAMLETRRMLNLPPVEPDGAQS